In the Paenibacillus pabuli genome, one interval contains:
- the aiiA gene encoding quorum-quenching N-acyl homoserine lactonase AiiA: MYVKKLYFLPVGECFLDQSAVNRTLVPGKLVGMPVWSFLLETTSGPILIDTGMPDSFINNPDYYKGTRREGRVVPNMSDGDSIVNVLKRVGYRPDDIQMVISSHLHLDHSGGNGHFRNTPILIQRAEYDAAIGNEDYSPLECRLPDLQYQIIEGDHELIPGVQIFFTPGHSPGHQSVLVTTEKSGPVLLTIDVAYTRDNFESNVPFLTFDQEIADKSIIRMQELIQDVRPSYVFLGHDRDQAQTCRTFPDFL, translated from the coding sequence ATGTATGTCAAGAAGCTGTATTTTTTACCTGTAGGTGAATGTTTCCTAGATCAATCGGCTGTTAATCGAACCCTTGTCCCCGGGAAGTTAGTCGGAATGCCTGTGTGGTCTTTTCTGTTGGAAACGACCAGCGGTCCGATACTCATCGATACGGGAATGCCCGACTCTTTTATCAATAATCCCGATTACTACAAGGGGACTAGACGTGAAGGGCGCGTCGTCCCCAACATGTCGGACGGCGACTCGATCGTGAATGTGTTAAAGCGTGTCGGTTATCGACCTGACGATATTCAGATGGTCATTAGCTCCCATTTACACTTGGATCATTCTGGGGGAAACGGACATTTCCGCAATACACCTATCCTTATTCAAAGGGCAGAGTATGATGCGGCCATAGGCAACGAGGATTACTCTCCATTAGAGTGCAGGCTACCCGATTTACAATATCAAATCATTGAGGGTGACCATGAATTGATTCCGGGGGTTCAAATTTTCTTCACTCCGGGTCATTCCCCTGGGCATCAATCAGTCCTCGTCACAACAGAAAAGTCGGGTCCAGTGCTTCTGACGATTGATGTTGCTTATACTCGGGATAACTTCGAGAGTAACGTACCGTTCTTGACATTCGATCAAGAGATAGCTGACAAATCGATTATTCGCATGCAGGAGTTGATTCAGGATGTTCGGCCGTCCTATGTTTTCTTGGGACACGATAGAGATCAAGCGCAAACATGCCGCACCTTTCCTGACTTCCTGTAA